In one Musa acuminata AAA Group cultivar baxijiao chromosome BXJ2-5, Cavendish_Baxijiao_AAA, whole genome shotgun sequence genomic region, the following are encoded:
- the LOC103985706 gene encoding E3 ubiquitin-protein ligase At1g63170 isoform X2 → MQTDAVTRRDYTRLAPPSSSFVGIHQETTKSGSDSVTPRVSSSRIFVWGSPRSEAIGSIRVGTRTRVASDFRSSILGMSTTTTTTRPPSPGGEGSVDPAPLLGGAGRYGRGPSLRSAAWFLRRASGRRMMREPSMMVRETAAEHLEERQNDWAYSKPVVFLDILWNLAFVGVAVGVLILSRDETPSMPLRLWIVGYAFQCLLHMVCVCIEYRRRHPTEEDILDVEEGSSGRSSGSNSPREIGESADDAQHQDEDSNGVVKHLESANTMFSFIWWIIGFYWVSAGGQELTHDAPQLYWLCIIFLAFDVFFVVFCVALACVVGIAVCCCLPCIIAILYAVADQEGASEEDIHQLSKYKFHKVGDPEKLEISGPFGGIMIECGSDPPVEHTLSAEDAECCICLSPYDDGVELRELPCGHHFHCSCIDKWLRINATCPLCKFNILKSNHHGTEEV, encoded by the exons ATGCAAACTGACGCGGTTACGCGTCGAGACTATACGCGGTTGGCCCCGCCCTCATCATCGTTTGTGGGGATTCATCAAGAGACGACGAAAAGTGGCTCCGATTCCGTCACACCAAGGGTTTCCTCGTCGAGGATCTTCGTTTGGGGATCGCCACGATCGGAAGCGATAGGATCGATTAGGGTCGGCACAAGGACGAGAGTTGCATCCGATTTCAGATCTTCGATATTGGGGatgtcgacgacgacgacgacgacgaggccTCCGAGCCCGGGCGGGGAAGGCAGCGTAGACCCGGCCCCGCTCCTCGGCGGCGCGGGCCGGTACGGGCGAGGCCCCAGCCTCCGCAGTGCCGCTTGGTTCCTCCGCCGGGCGAGCGGCCGGCGGATGATGAGGGAGCCGTCGATGATGGTGCGGGAGACGGCGGCGGAGCATCTGGAGGAGCGGCAGAACGACTGGGCCTATTCTAAGCCCGTCGTGTTCCTCGACATCCTGTGGAACCTGGCCTTCGTGGGGGTCGCTGTCGGCGTGCTGATCTTGAGCCGTGATGAGACGCCGTCGATGCCTCTTCGATTGTGGATCGTGGGATACGCGTTCCAGTGCCTGCTGCATATGGTCTGTGTGTGCATCGAGTACCGGCGGAGGCACCCGACCGAGGAGGATATTCTGGACGTGGAAGAGGGCAGTAGTGGGAGGAGCTCGGGCTCGAATTCACCAAGGGAGATCGGAGAATCTGCGGATGATGCGCAGCACCAAGACGAAGATAGTAATGG TGTTGTAAAGCATTTGGAGTCTGCAAACACTATGTTCTCATTCATATGGTGGATCATTGGATTTTACTGGGTATCTGCTGGAGGCCAAGAATTGACCCATGATGCACCCCAACTTTACTG GCTGTGCATAATCTTTCTGGCGTTTGATGTATTCTTTGTTGTTTTCTGTGTTGCTTTGGCTTGTGTGGTTGGTATTGCTGTTTGCTGCTGTCTGCCATGCATCATTGCCATTTTATATGCTGTTGCAGACCAG GAAGGAGCGTCTGAAGAAGATATACACCAACTTTCAAAGTACAAATTTCATAAGGTTGGAGATCCTGAAAAACTTGAGATATCCGGACCTTTTGGTGGAATCATGATAGAGTGTGGCAGTGATCCACCCGTGGAGCACACTCTTTCAGCCGAGGATGCT GAATGCTGCATTTGCCTGTCTCCGTATGACGATGGTGTGGAGCTGCGTGAACTGCCTTGTGGTCACCATTTCCATTGCAGCTGCATAGATAAATGGCTGCGTATAAATGCTACATGCCCACTCTGCAAGTTCAACATATTAAAAAGCAACCACCATGGAACGGAGGAGGTGTAG
- the LOC103985709 gene encoding uncharacterized protein LOC103985709 isoform X1 has protein sequence MDLEEMMDGCGGSWTEERHSAFLNWVEESFVRRVLAARGNDPSPHLDLDVKLGASVWLPPPLPLDRFLPDSATESNRNPGRPARPARTRRSATTAVEAEEPEEEEEEEGESVVTSRHRKRKPQPLLSKHKCQKDQLGSAKPDDGITSHKMKAGEAGASQIAQRDANTTPSKKRSASNRSVGAV, from the exons ATGGACCTCGAGGAGATGATGGACGGCTGCGGCGGGTCGTGGACGGAAGAGCGCCACTCCGCCTTCCTCAACTGGGTAGAGGAGTCCTTCGTCCGCCGGGTGCTCGCCGCCCGCGGCAACGACCCTAGCCCCCACCTGGACCTCGACGTCAAGCTCGGGGCCTCCGTTTGGCTCCCGCCGCCGCTCCCGCTCGACCGCTTCCTCCCCGACAGCGCCACCGAGTCCAACCGCAACCCTGGGAGGCCCGCCAGGCCGGCCCGGACACGGCGATCGGCGACGACGGCCGTGGAGGCGGAGGAGCCAG aagaagaagaagaagaagaaggggagtcaGTCGTGACAAGTCGTCACAGGAAAAGGAAGCCACAACCACTTCTCTCAAAGCACAAGTGCCAGAAGGATCAG CTTGGAAGCGCAAAGCCAGACGACGGGATTACTTCACACAAAATGAAAGCTGGAGAAGCAGGAGCTTCCCAGATTGCTCAGCGAGACGCCAACACCACACCGAGTAAGAAAAGAAGTGCAAGCAATCGATCTGTTGGTGCTGTTtaa
- the LOC103985709 gene encoding uncharacterized protein LOC103985709 isoform X3, giving the protein MDLEEMMDGCGGSWTEERHSAFLNWVEESFVRRVLAARGNDPSPHLDLDVKLGASVWLPPPLPLDRFLPDSATESNRNPGRPARPARTRRSATTAVEAEEPEEEEEGESVVTSRHRKRKPQPLLSKHKCQKDQLGSAKPDDGITSHKMKAGEAGASQIAQRDANTTPSKKRSASNRSVGAV; this is encoded by the exons ATGGACCTCGAGGAGATGATGGACGGCTGCGGCGGGTCGTGGACGGAAGAGCGCCACTCCGCCTTCCTCAACTGGGTAGAGGAGTCCTTCGTCCGCCGGGTGCTCGCCGCCCGCGGCAACGACCCTAGCCCCCACCTGGACCTCGACGTCAAGCTCGGGGCCTCCGTTTGGCTCCCGCCGCCGCTCCCGCTCGACCGCTTCCTCCCCGACAGCGCCACCGAGTCCAACCGCAACCCTGGGAGGCCCGCCAGGCCGGCCCGGACACGGCGATCGGCGACGACGGCCGTGGAGGCGGAGGAGCCAG aagaagaagaagaaggggagtcaGTCGTGACAAGTCGTCACAGGAAAAGGAAGCCACAACCACTTCTCTCAAAGCACAAGTGCCAGAAGGATCAG CTTGGAAGCGCAAAGCCAGACGACGGGATTACTTCACACAAAATGAAAGCTGGAGAAGCAGGAGCTTCCCAGATTGCTCAGCGAGACGCCAACACCACACCGAGTAAGAAAAGAAGTGCAAGCAATCGATCTGTTGGTGCTGTTtaa
- the LOC103985709 gene encoding uncharacterized protein LOC103985709 isoform X2 — protein sequence MDLEEMMDGCGGSWTEERHSAFLNWVEESFVRRVLAARGNDPSPHLDLDVKLGASVWLPPPLPLDRFLPDSATESNRNPGRPARPARTRRSATTAVEAEEPEEEEEEGESVVTSRHRKRKPQPLLSKHKCQKDQLGSAKPDDGITSHKMKAGEAGASQIAQRDANTTPSKKRSASNRSVGAV from the exons ATGGACCTCGAGGAGATGATGGACGGCTGCGGCGGGTCGTGGACGGAAGAGCGCCACTCCGCCTTCCTCAACTGGGTAGAGGAGTCCTTCGTCCGCCGGGTGCTCGCCGCCCGCGGCAACGACCCTAGCCCCCACCTGGACCTCGACGTCAAGCTCGGGGCCTCCGTTTGGCTCCCGCCGCCGCTCCCGCTCGACCGCTTCCTCCCCGACAGCGCCACCGAGTCCAACCGCAACCCTGGGAGGCCCGCCAGGCCGGCCCGGACACGGCGATCGGCGACGACGGCCGTGGAGGCGGAGGAGCCAG aagaagaagaagaagaaggggagtcaGTCGTGACAAGTCGTCACAGGAAAAGGAAGCCACAACCACTTCTCTCAAAGCACAAGTGCCAGAAGGATCAG CTTGGAAGCGCAAAGCCAGACGACGGGATTACTTCACACAAAATGAAAGCTGGAGAAGCAGGAGCTTCCCAGATTGCTCAGCGAGACGCCAACACCACACCGAGTAAGAAAAGAAGTGCAAGCAATCGATCTGTTGGTGCTGTTtaa
- the LOC103985706 gene encoding E3 ubiquitin-protein ligase At1g63170 isoform X1, with translation MQTDAVTRRDYTRLAPPSSSFVGIHQETTKSGSDSVTPRVSSSRIFVWGSPRSEAIGSIRVGTRTRVASDFRSSILGMSTTTTTTRPPSPGGEGSVDPAPLLGGAGRYGRGPSLRSAAWFLRRASGRRMMREPSMMVRETAAEHLEERQNDWAYSKPVVFLDILWNLAFVGVAVGVLILSRDETPSMPLRLWIVGYAFQCLLHMVCVCIEYRRRHPTEEDILDVEEGSSGRSSGSNSPREIGESADDAQHQDEDSNGVVKHLESANTMFSFIWWIIGFYWVSAGGQELTHDAPQLYWLCIIFLAFDVFFVVFCVALACVVGIAVCCCLPCIIAILYAVADQQEGASEEDIHQLSKYKFHKVGDPEKLEISGPFGGIMIECGSDPPVEHTLSAEDAECCICLSPYDDGVELRELPCGHHFHCSCIDKWLRINATCPLCKFNILKSNHHGTEEV, from the exons ATGCAAACTGACGCGGTTACGCGTCGAGACTATACGCGGTTGGCCCCGCCCTCATCATCGTTTGTGGGGATTCATCAAGAGACGACGAAAAGTGGCTCCGATTCCGTCACACCAAGGGTTTCCTCGTCGAGGATCTTCGTTTGGGGATCGCCACGATCGGAAGCGATAGGATCGATTAGGGTCGGCACAAGGACGAGAGTTGCATCCGATTTCAGATCTTCGATATTGGGGatgtcgacgacgacgacgacgacgaggccTCCGAGCCCGGGCGGGGAAGGCAGCGTAGACCCGGCCCCGCTCCTCGGCGGCGCGGGCCGGTACGGGCGAGGCCCCAGCCTCCGCAGTGCCGCTTGGTTCCTCCGCCGGGCGAGCGGCCGGCGGATGATGAGGGAGCCGTCGATGATGGTGCGGGAGACGGCGGCGGAGCATCTGGAGGAGCGGCAGAACGACTGGGCCTATTCTAAGCCCGTCGTGTTCCTCGACATCCTGTGGAACCTGGCCTTCGTGGGGGTCGCTGTCGGCGTGCTGATCTTGAGCCGTGATGAGACGCCGTCGATGCCTCTTCGATTGTGGATCGTGGGATACGCGTTCCAGTGCCTGCTGCATATGGTCTGTGTGTGCATCGAGTACCGGCGGAGGCACCCGACCGAGGAGGATATTCTGGACGTGGAAGAGGGCAGTAGTGGGAGGAGCTCGGGCTCGAATTCACCAAGGGAGATCGGAGAATCTGCGGATGATGCGCAGCACCAAGACGAAGATAGTAATGG TGTTGTAAAGCATTTGGAGTCTGCAAACACTATGTTCTCATTCATATGGTGGATCATTGGATTTTACTGGGTATCTGCTGGAGGCCAAGAATTGACCCATGATGCACCCCAACTTTACTG GCTGTGCATAATCTTTCTGGCGTTTGATGTATTCTTTGTTGTTTTCTGTGTTGCTTTGGCTTGTGTGGTTGGTATTGCTGTTTGCTGCTGTCTGCCATGCATCATTGCCATTTTATATGCTGTTGCAGACCAG CAGGAAGGAGCGTCTGAAGAAGATATACACCAACTTTCAAAGTACAAATTTCATAAGGTTGGAGATCCTGAAAAACTTGAGATATCCGGACCTTTTGGTGGAATCATGATAGAGTGTGGCAGTGATCCACCCGTGGAGCACACTCTTTCAGCCGAGGATGCT GAATGCTGCATTTGCCTGTCTCCGTATGACGATGGTGTGGAGCTGCGTGAACTGCCTTGTGGTCACCATTTCCATTGCAGCTGCATAGATAAATGGCTGCGTATAAATGCTACATGCCCACTCTGCAAGTTCAACATATTAAAAAGCAACCACCATGGAACGGAGGAGGTGTAG
- the LOC135611802 gene encoding CEN-like protein 1, with amino-acid sequence MTKTLGPLAVGRVIGDVLDSFVPGMKLEVAYGHNKQVYNGHELMPSAVCGRPRVEIGGDDMRSFYTLVLTDPDAPSPSDPHSREHLHWIVTDIPGTTNASFGREIVSYEAPKPSIGIHRYVFVLFKQKGRRTVCVPASRDHFNTRSFSEESGLGLPVAAVYFNAQRETAARRR; translated from the exons ATGACCAAAACGTTGGGTCCACTCGCAGTGGGGAGAGTGATAGGAGATGTGTTGGATTCCTTCGTCCCTGGAATGAAGCTGGAGGTTGCTTACGGTCATAACAAGCAAGTCTACAATGGCCATGAGCTCATGCCTTCTGCGGTGTGTGGAAGACCGCGGGTTGAGATCGGTGGCGATGACATGAGGAGCTTTTATACGCTT GTTTTGACAGACCCAGACGCTCCGAGCCCCAGTGACCCTCACTCGCGAGAACACCTCCACTG GATTGTTACTGACATTCCCGGCACGACTAATGCATCGTTTG GTAGAGAGATAGTTAGCTACGAGGCACCGAAGCCTTCCATCGGCATCCACAGGTACGTGTTCGTCCTCTTCAAGCAGAAAGGGAGGCGAACGGTGTGCGTGCCGGCTTCGAGAGACCACTTCAACACGCGAAGCTTCTCCGAGGAAAGCGGCCTCGGACTGCCTGTGGCTGCGGTCTACTTCAACGCACAAAGAGAAACAGCTGCAAGAAGAAGATGA
- the LOC135612795 gene encoding homeobox-leucine zipper protein ROC5-like, translated as MSFGSLYDGGSGGGARLVGDMPFGNPAGAVSHPRLLSSSLHKSMFSSPGLSLALQTNLDAHGVRNLAPVVGGGGGQLDSARRSKEDENGSRSGSDNLEGGSGDDLEQENPRKKKRYHRHTPQQIQELEALFKECPHPDEKQRMELSNRLCLEVRQVKFWFQNRRTQMKTQMERHENMILRQENDKLRAENLSIREAMRNPMCCNCGGPAVLSEISLEEQHLRIDNARLKDDLDRVRALAGKFLGKPVSALAGSLPLPLPNSSLELAVGTNGFASVGTVAAATLPPLTDLPSGASSPLDTVITPSRAVGGVDKSPDRFVFLELALVAMDELVKMAQLEEPLWIPSLDAGRETLNHVEYDRCFSRCIGPRPTGFVSEATRETGVVIINSSSLVDTLMDAARWADMFPSVIARASPADVISSGLGGTNNGALQLMHAELQVLSPLVPVREVRFLRFCKQLTEGAWAIVDVSIDGIRGTPSASPAKTQCRRLPSGCVVQDTPTGYSKVTWVEHAEYDEAAVPPLYRPLLLSGLALGACRWVASLQRQCQSLAILMSSSLPPDDNTAITPSGRRSMLKLAQRMTDNFCAGVCASSAREWKKLGGGINIGEDVRVMTRQSVADPGEPPGVVLSAATSVWLPVSPQRLFDFLRNEQLRSQWDILSNGGPMQEMAHIAKGQNTGNAVSLLRASAMNANQSSMLILQETCTDASGSLVVYAPVDIPAMHLVMSGGDSAYVALLPSGFAVLPDGLPSGSVGGARKAGGSLLTVAFQILVNSQPTAKLTVESVETVNNLISCTVQKIKAALNCEP; from the exons ATGAGTTTTGGGAGTTTGTACGACGGCGGCTCTGGCGGCGGCGCTCGTCTCGTAGGCGACATGCCGTTCGGCAACCCTGCCGGCGCCGTCTCCCACCCGCGCCTTCTTTCGTCCTCGCTCCACAAGTCTATGTTCAGCTCTCCTGGTCTCTCCCTCGCCCTG CAAACGAATTTGGACGCGCACGGAGTTCGGAACTTGGCCCCGGTGGTTGGCGGCGGTGGAGGGCAGCTGGATTCTGCTCGTCGGAGCAAGGAAGATGAGAACGGGAGCAGATCGGGGAGCGATAACTTGGAAGGCGGATCTGGAGACGATTTGGAGCAAGAAAACCCTCGGAAGAAGAAGAGATACCACCGCCACACCCCTCAGCAGATCCAGGAACTGGAAGC TCTTTTCAAGGAGTGCCCTCACCCCGACGAGAAGCAAAGGATGGAGCTCAGCAACCGGCTTTGCTTGGAGGTTCGCCAGGTCAAGTTTTGGTTCCAGAACAGACGAACGCAGATGAAG ACCCAGATGGAACGGCACGAGAACATGATCCTGAGGCAAGAGAACGACAAGCTTCGAGCGGAGAACCTATCCATCAGAGAGGCCATGAGGAACCCCATGTGCTGCAACTGTGGTGGCCCGGCGGTACTCAGCGAGATCTCCCTCGAGGAGCAGCACCTGAGAATCGATAACGCTCGCCTCAAAGACGACCTCGACCGCGTCCGCGCCCTCGCCGGGAAATTTCTCGGAAAGCCCGTCTCCGCCTTGGCCGGCTCGCTCCCTCTCCCGTTGCCGAACTCGTCGCTGGAGCTCGCGGTCGGAACGAATGGTTTTGCCTCCGTCGGCACGGTGGCCGCCGCGACGTTGCCTCCGCTGACTGATCTCCCTTCTGGGGCATCAAGCCCTCTGGACACCGTCATAACTCCCTCGCGGGCCGTAGGCGGCGTGGACAAATCGCCGGACAGGTTCGTGTTCTTGGAGCTTGCACTCGTAGCCATGGACGAGTTGGTGAAGATGGCCCAGTTGGAGGAGCCCCTGTGGATTCCGAGCTTGGACGCCGGCAGAGAAACCCTGAACCACGTCGAATACGACCGGTGCTTCTCCCGGTGCATCGGCCCCAGGCCCACCGGCTTCGTTTCCGAGGCCACGAGGGAGACCGGGGTGGTCATCATCAACAGCTCTTCCCTTGTTGACACTCTCATGGATGCT GCTCGATGGGCAGACATGTTCCCGTCTGTGATTGCAAGAGCGAGCCCTGCGGACGTGATCTCCAGCGGCCTGGGTGGGACTAACAATGGTGCACTCCAGCTT ATGCATGCGGAGCTCCAAGTTCTGTCTCCCTTGGTTCCTGTTCGAGAAGTCCGTTTCCTTAGGTTCTGCAAGCAGTTGACTGAGGGCGCTTGGGCCATAGTTGACGTCTCCATCGACGGAATTAGAGGCACCCCATCTGCCTCACCGGCTAAGACGCAATGCCGCAGGCTTCCTTCCGGATGTGTGGTGCAAGATACGCCTACTGGCTATTCTAAG GTCACATGGGTGGAGCATGCCGAGTACGACGAGGCGGCAGTCCCGCCGCTGTACCgcccgctgctgctctccgggtTGGCCCTCGGTGCCTGCCGCTGGGTGGCCTCGCTCCAACGCCAGTGCCAGTCCCTCGCCATCCTCatgtcctcctccctccctcctgatGACAACACCG CGATAACGCCGAGCGGACGGAGGAGCATGCTGAAGCTGGCGCAGCGGATGACCGACAACTTCTGCGCCGGCGTCTGCGCATCGTCGGCCCGCGAGTGGAAAAAGCTTGGCGGCGGGATCAACATCGGGGAGGACGTGCGGGTGATGACGAGGCAGAGCGTGGCCGACCCCGGGGAACCGCCGGGGGTGGTGCTTAGCGCCGCCACCTCGGTGTGGCTCCCAGTTTCACCGCAGCGCCTGTTCGACTTCCTCCGCAACGAGCAGCTCCGCAGCCAGTGGGACATCCTCTCCAACGGCGGGCCCATGCAGGAGATGGCCCACATCGCTAAGGGCCAGAACACCGGCAACGCCGTCTCCCTGCTCCGAGCCAGC GCCATGAACGCGAATCAGAGCAGCATGCTGATACTGCAGGAGACGTGCACGGACGCGTCGGGGTCGCTGGTGGTGTACGCGCCGGTGGACATCCCGGCCATGCACCTCGTCATGAGCGGCGGTGACTCCGCCTACGTCGCTCTCCTTCCCTCCGGCTTCGCTGTCCTCCCGGACGGCCTACCCAGCGGCAGCGTCGGTGGCGCGCGCAAGGCCGGTGGCTCTCTGCTGACCGTGGCGTTCCAGATCCTAGTGAACAGCCAGCCAACTGCGAAGCTGACGGTGGAGTCGGTGGAGACCGTCAACAACCTAATCTCCTGCACCGTCCAAAAGATAAAGGCGGCGCTCAACTGCGAGCCTTGA